A segment of the Entelurus aequoreus isolate RoL-2023_Sb linkage group LG23, RoL_Eaeq_v1.1, whole genome shotgun sequence genome:
TTCTCCcttcattattattcttatttcgagaaccggcgtcctctgcagtggacatttgtttttggtctatttcttttgtcagttacACATTCCTGAAGAAAATAGTCCTGTTATACAAAATACAAGTGTCCTCTATAGTGAACgttaaaatgtcaacacaagcatctGATAATGTGTTTacatggtccaagttcctctgtacaacaggagcactctagtgtttttaggaagttgctgcaaaaatgtttgtcccccaagttttgaactgaagatTTCGGACCGGTTCTTGCGATAATTTAGTTCTATTTAGTATATGTAAACTTACTGAATGCCTTATGTGACTGAACAAAGTTGGAAGCATgcgtttgtcttcttgtgtcctgcagacgtcaggGAAGAACATCCTTTCCCTGATCAACAGGAGTGGAGCGCCATTAAAGAGGAAAGCGAGGCGCAACAGACCCCTCACttcaaaaaggaagaggaggacccactgaccctCCGTGTTAAAGATGAAGAGGAGGCGCCACAGCCCCGTCAAATCAAagtggaagaggaggaacacagcatcagtcaggagggagagcatcttgaaggactggaggagttcccagtgactggtgtccctgtgaagagtgaagatgatgaggtcaaaggtgaaagtgaggagaagagagaggcggagcctccaagcagcagctcaactcaacacatgacaacagaagctgatggagaccactgtggaggatcacaagcagacaagctcttagctccactatcagatagtgaggacacaacgtcacactctcctgacactgatgatgaagactctaaagatgataagacatgtcacactgacaacacacacttcacatgttctcactgcgACAAAACCTTTAAACGCCCACGTTGTCTTAAAACACACGAGAGAAGACACACACTGGAtgtaaaacctttttcctgctcagggTGTGGAAAATGTTTTTCACGGAAAAATGGTTTGAAAGaacacatgaaaatacacactggagaaaaacatttttcctgCCCAGTATGCGGTGAATGTTTTGTGTTGAGTCAAAATCTGaacaaacacatgagaacacacactggaaaaAAAccgttttcctgctcagaatgtggaaaATGTTTCTCCAGAAGAAATGGTTTGAAACAACACATGCATATCCACACCGGAGAAAAACTTTTTTCCTGCTCAGTATGCAGTAAATGTTTTGTGTCAAGTCAAAATTTGAAAAGACACAAAAgattacacactggagaaaatgaTGATGAAGACTCGACGGCTGCTAATACGTGTCACACTGGCAACACACACTTGAAATGTTCTCAGTGTGACAAAAATTTTAAGTACCATTgtcatttgaaagtacacatgagaatacacaccggagaaaaacctttcccttgttcaatctgtggacAATGTTTTACACGACGACAGTCTTTGAAAAAACACATAAGattacacaccggagaaaaaccttttacctgcTCAATGTGTGGTAAAGGTTTAAACCAAAAAAGTGATTTGGAAAGACACATGAGattacacaccggagaaaaacctttttcctgctcaatcTGCGGCAAAGGGTTCGCTGTAAAGCAcaatttgaaaacacacatgagagtacacactggagaaaaacctttttcctgcccAGAATGTGGTAACGGTTTTGCACAAAAATCATATTTGAAAGAACACATGAggacgcacactggagaaaaaacgtTTTCCTGCTTAGAATGTGGTAGAGCTTTTGGACGACAAATTGTGCTGAAAGAACACATGAAAATACACGCTagggaaaaacctttttcttgttcaagcTGTGGTAAAGATTTTGTTCAAAGACAAACTTTAAAAAGACACATTagaacacacaggtgagaaagtgttgagttgcagtgtgtgcggTGAAAGATTGTCTTCTAAGtagcagtgtaagaaacacaagtgtgctggtgagaacagcagcagcaaatgaagatgcagga
Coding sequences within it:
- the LOC133640611 gene encoding gastrula zinc finger protein XlCGF57.1-like isoform X2 gives rise to the protein MNGRQEEGAPQQQGVSSSSRQEDPQLPHIKKEEEDLWVTQAGECPVGQEEADLTKFPLTVVSVKTEDHEDKPPESSQRHHSPNVREEHPFPDQQEWSAIKEESEAQQTPHFKKEEEDPLTLRVKDEEEAPQPRQIKVEEEEHSISQEGEHLEGLEEFPVTGVPVKSEDDEVKGESEEKREAEPPSSSSTQHMTTEADGDHCGGSQADKLLAPLSDSEDTTSHSPDTDDEDSKDDKTCHTDNTHFTCSHCDKTFKRPRCLKTHERRHTLDVKPFSCSGCGKCFSRKNGLKEHMKIHTGEKHFSCPVCGECFVLSQNLNKHMRTHTGKKPFSCSECGKCFSRRNGLKQHMHIHTGEKLFSCSVCSKCFVSSQNLKRHKRLHTGENDDEDSTAANTCHTGNTHLKCSQCDKNFKYHCHLKVHMRIHTGEKPFPCSICGQCFTRRQSLKKHIRLHTGEKPFTCSMCGKGLNQKSDLERHMRLHTGEKPFSCSICGKGFAVKHNLKTHMRVHTGEKPFSCPECGNGFAQKSYLKEHMRTHTGEKTFSCLECGRAFGRQIVLKEHMKIHAREKPFSCSSCGKDFVQRQTLKRHIRTHR
- the LOC133640611 gene encoding gastrula zinc finger protein XlCGF57.1-like isoform X1, whose product is MCERTIAEYEEELCPTKEEKERQHQLLDAVFKKHQVVLHRTDVQQPPHIKEEEEEVWITQEEECLPGQEEADLTKFPLTVVSVKTEEHEDKPPESSQLHHSPNVREEHPFPDQQEWSAIKEESEAQQTPHFKKEEEDPLTLRVKDEEEAPQPRQIKVEEEEHSISQEGEHLEGLEEFPVTGVPVKSEDDEVKGESEEKREAEPPSSSSTQHMTTEADGDHCGGSQADKLLAPLSDSEDTTSHSPDTDDEDSKDDKTCHTDNTHFTCSHCDKTFKRPRCLKTHERRHTLDVKPFSCSGCGKCFSRKNGLKEHMKIHTGEKHFSCPVCGECFVLSQNLNKHMRTHTGKKPFSCSECGKCFSRRNGLKQHMHIHTGEKLFSCSVCSKCFVSSQNLKRHKRLHTGENDDEDSTAANTCHTGNTHLKCSQCDKNFKYHCHLKVHMRIHTGEKPFPCSICGQCFTRRQSLKKHIRLHTGEKPFTCSMCGKGLNQKSDLERHMRLHTGEKPFSCSICGKGFAVKHNLKTHMRVHTGEKPFSCPECGNGFAQKSYLKEHMRTHTGEKTFSCLECGRAFGRQIVLKEHMKIHAREKPFSCSSCGKDFVQRQTLKRHIRTHR